In uncultured Cohaesibacter sp., a genomic segment contains:
- a CDS encoding PhzF family phenazine biosynthesis protein gives MSPNKQLFNYIHCDVFASAPYSGNSLAVFTDSAGLTSEQMLTITQELRHFESIFLHETDGRISAQIFDLLEELPFAGHPVIGAACTLHKLSGTDAKRNWTLELQGGRQVQITTEYRDGRYFGTLDQGRPEMLGIVDKKPEIARAFNLDAVSDLPMEVISTGLAYLVVPVHGGLGDARITVPDLEETLQHFGADFAYLFNIDTFEGRHWNNDGIVEDVATGSAAGVVGAYTLKHGLAQPGVSFSLKQGHFMGRPSELIVTPYGTSENVERITVAGEVAFVGQGEVIAP, from the coding sequence ATGTCACCAAATAAACAACTCTTCAACTACATCCATTGCGATGTCTTTGCGAGTGCTCCCTATTCTGGCAACAGTCTCGCGGTGTTCACCGATAGCGCGGGGCTGACCAGCGAACAAATGCTAACCATCACACAAGAGCTTCGGCACTTTGAATCGATCTTTCTGCACGAAACCGATGGTCGGATATCTGCTCAAATCTTCGATTTGCTCGAGGAGCTTCCATTTGCCGGTCACCCCGTCATTGGAGCCGCTTGCACGTTGCATAAGCTGTCAGGCACAGACGCAAAACGCAACTGGACCCTAGAGCTGCAAGGAGGGCGACAGGTGCAAATCACCACGGAATATCGTGACGGTCGCTATTTCGGCACACTGGATCAGGGACGGCCCGAGATGTTGGGCATTGTTGATAAAAAGCCGGAGATCGCTCGTGCTTTCAATCTGGATGCGGTATCCGACCTTCCTATGGAGGTTATTTCTACAGGTCTTGCATATCTAGTTGTGCCGGTTCATGGCGGCTTGGGTGACGCACGCATCACAGTGCCGGATCTTGAAGAGACACTGCAACACTTTGGCGCCGATTTTGCCTATCTCTTTAACATAGACACCTTTGAGGGACGGCATTGGAACAATGACGGAATTGTTGAAGATGTCGCGACCGGCAGCGCGGCGGGTGTCGTTGGCGCTTATACGCTGAAGCACGGACTTGCGCAGCCAGGCGTAAGTTTCTCACTTAAGCAGGGGCATTTTATGGGACGGCCAAGTGAGCTCATCGTAACCCCTTATGGCACATCGGAAAATGTGGAACGCATTACAGTTGCCGGTGAAGTTGCCTTTGTCGGACAGGGCGAGGTTATTGCCCCATGA
- a CDS encoding ACT domain-containing protein, whose amino-acid sequence MSFSLNIRVVPGRYAVCRLDTDAAVPDWLQGSGFKAVVCSEDEVTLVCLETRVPRGILSETGWACLRTIGPFLFDTAGIVKSLIDPLSRNDIGVFVICTFDGEHVLIPSHKLDAAKKHLEAAGHTVLPALSE is encoded by the coding sequence ATGAGTTTTTCCTTAAATATCCGCGTCGTTCCAGGGCGCTATGCCGTTTGTCGTTTGGATACAGACGCTGCCGTTCCGGACTGGCTGCAAGGCTCTGGCTTCAAGGCGGTGGTTTGCTCGGAAGATGAAGTCACTTTGGTCTGCCTGGAAACGCGGGTGCCACGCGGGATCCTGTCAGAAACGGGGTGGGCTTGCCTGCGCACTATCGGCCCTTTTCTTTTCGACACAGCAGGGATCGTCAAGTCCTTGATTGATCCGCTATCCAGAAACGATATCGGTGTCTTCGTCATTTGTACATTCGACGGCGAACACGTGTTGATCCCATCCCACAAACTTGACGCGGCAAAGAAACATCTTGAAGCCGCCGGGCACACAGTGCTTCCTGCGCTTAGCGAGTGA
- a CDS encoding LuxR family transcriptional regulator, which translates to MINYEKFDPRKAVTLVDLIAKGTTFCEALGCNHFAYLLLHPPVRNKIRDEIILTNYPDEWVSRYVKRKYRYYDPVALIYKQSRSPFFWGQQESLKHMTKAERAVMHEARAFGLFEGYAIPTAGPEGDFGGLTVCCKDQSDVNGLVSEKEELLQFFSAQFHAAAVGILFSGNDNQPAHLTSREQEVLCWAAEGCSSEATAKHMGLSAPTVNYHISNSCQKLGASNKIQAVALAIKLGYI; encoded by the coding sequence GTGATCAACTACGAAAAATTCGACCCACGCAAAGCGGTCACTCTAGTGGATTTGATTGCCAAGGGGACGACATTTTGCGAAGCATTGGGCTGCAACCATTTCGCATATTTGCTCCTTCACCCACCAGTCCGGAACAAGATACGTGATGAAATCATTCTCACCAACTACCCGGACGAATGGGTCAGTCGATATGTCAAGCGGAAGTATCGATATTATGATCCGGTTGCATTGATCTACAAACAGTCGCGTTCACCCTTTTTCTGGGGGCAACAAGAGTCACTCAAGCATATGACGAAAGCCGAACGTGCCGTGATGCACGAAGCCCGAGCTTTCGGTCTATTTGAAGGCTACGCCATTCCTACTGCAGGACCCGAAGGCGATTTTGGGGGCTTAACGGTTTGCTGCAAAGATCAATCAGATGTGAACGGGCTTGTCAGCGAAAAAGAAGAACTGCTGCAATTTTTCTCTGCACAGTTTCATGCAGCTGCCGTCGGGATTCTCTTTAGCGGAAACGATAACCAACCCGCTCACTTGACGTCGCGTGAACAGGAAGTTCTGTGTTGGGCAGCTGAAGGCTGTTCCAGCGAAGCTACGGCCAAGCATATGGGCCTTTCTGCGCCCACTGTGAATTACCACATTTCTAACAGTTGTCAGAAACTTGGAGCCAGCAACAAGATTCAGGCTGTCGCCTTGGCCATCAAGCTAGGCTATATCTAG
- a CDS encoding metalloregulator ArsR/SmtB family transcription factor, with amino-acid sequence MNNYIDRDPVSIARGLSAVANENRLRIIHWLANPERHFPPQVDGDLIDDGVCVGFITEKIGLKQPTVTSHMRILQEAGIVESRKIKNWVFYKLQKDRVGQIIGDVAWLIRSETTEK; translated from the coding sequence ATGAATAACTATATAGATAGAGATCCTGTGTCAATAGCGCGTGGTCTCAGTGCCGTTGCCAACGAGAACCGCTTGCGCATCATTCATTGGCTGGCAAATCCCGAACGGCATTTCCCTCCGCAGGTGGATGGTGATCTGATAGATGATGGTGTCTGCGTTGGATTCATCACAGAGAAAATCGGTCTCAAACAGCCAACGGTGACTAGCCATATGAGGATCTTGCAAGAAGCGGGGATAGTGGAGAGCAGGAAGATCAAAAACTGGGTGTTTTACAAATTGCAGAAAGATCGGGTTGGTCAAATCATTGGGGACGTTGCCTGGCTGATCCGAAGCGAAACCACAGAAAAATAG
- a CDS encoding ornithine cyclodeaminase family protein, whose amino-acid sequence MIPFFGSEDIRPYLDIEALIPTAEAAFRAITNRTAQAPAYILHPNDWVDIHVKSASLPGCPIFTVKMAGWSQVLADRGETASSGMIAIFDSTTCKPLALLQDDHLLSDYRTAAAGALAVQKLSSDKASSALIVGTGVQGKLQAEGVMRVRPIKHLKIWGRSKEKASALAQDLQSSHPGVEIRTARTLPLAIADATIIITATSAKEPVVMADWVYPEQLIISVGSDDTTKCEIDPAILRNAEIYVDSVDAASKYGVPHRAIDGGIVSKDGLIEIGSLKKPRVKAKAKITVACLSGLGIQDLTAVNALWPRLQCTDR is encoded by the coding sequence ATGATCCCGTTTTTTGGTTCCGAAGATATCCGACCATATCTCGACATAGAAGCCCTGATCCCGACAGCAGAGGCTGCATTTCGTGCCATAACAAATAGGACTGCGCAAGCTCCGGCCTATATTCTGCATCCGAACGATTGGGTTGACATCCACGTCAAGTCAGCCTCGCTTCCCGGCTGCCCGATCTTTACAGTAAAAATGGCTGGCTGGTCGCAGGTGCTGGCTGATCGGGGCGAGACGGCCTCCAGCGGTATGATTGCAATTTTTGACAGCACGACTTGCAAACCTCTTGCGCTCTTGCAGGATGATCATCTGCTTTCAGACTATCGCACCGCGGCTGCTGGTGCCTTGGCCGTACAAAAGCTCTCTTCAGACAAAGCGTCTTCTGCATTGATTGTTGGAACCGGTGTACAGGGTAAACTTCAAGCCGAAGGGGTAATGCGTGTGCGCCCCATTAAGCACTTGAAAATCTGGGGCCGTTCCAAAGAAAAAGCATCGGCCCTGGCTCAGGATCTACAATCCTCTCATCCGGGCGTGGAAATACGAACCGCCCGCACCCTTCCGTTGGCAATTGCTGATGCCACAATCATCATCACTGCAACCTCTGCGAAGGAGCCGGTAGTCATGGCGGACTGGGTTTATCCGGAGCAGCTCATCATATCGGTCGGCTCTGATGACACGACCAAGTGCGAGATTGATCCGGCTATCTTAAGGAATGCAGAAATCTACGTCGATTCAGTTGACGCTGCGTCCAAATATGGCGTGCCGCACCGGGCTATCGACGGAGGGATTGTTTCAAAAGATGGCCTGATCGAGATTGGTTCGCTCAAGAAACCACGGGTGAAAGCCAAGGCAAAGATTACGGTGGCTTGTTTGTCCGGATTGGGTATTCAGGATTTGACTGCCGTTAATGCGCTCTGGCCAAGGCTGCAGTGTACCGACAGGTGA
- a CDS encoding P-loop NTPase fold protein, giving the protein MKNRSVLGDDLPKKNPWQQDKLNFAPFASRMAKVIISLTAPNGYVIGIHGRWGSGKSTAINFILAYLNKHNVEHENDQVIHIDFRPWIVSGHQDLVKTFFKILSEHLVSKENKRRRLLRSTLGVFQGTTDNLVDAAATVALTIDPSGTASGFGANVAKKSVNALLRHFLKDPSLQTAYENLKDQLNRSGKRFLVTIDDIDRLEEENVRVIMQMVKSIGCLPNVVYLLSYDRDIVWGALDQNLDRIGPKFAEKIVQQEIELPRPSRNSLLAILDEEISFLTSETSNSGRWHYLVRDGIHRWIRSPRDVVRLSNAVKFSWPAMENEIDPQDLLAMEGVRLFDPAAFSWIRDNRDFIFKEGRFMMANDEAKAEVVEGLKVSIPDDCRSQVMSILTTLFPQLSELQGNNYNSGESLAETARRRGVGSEAGYDTYFSLHPSSDAVPKTVVNELMSKLESADDCERIIRGYLAQTNSRDEMMIAKLLDELQFQFQHPNPAAPQQGLLDALFRVGEEIISIDRDFGMFKIPPGSQLGFLIRNMLGQWGDDEAGNRLIQAFYNADSTMFLAEQFVDRGRELQIFEANSHQPPTINDQAFAELGRLLLIKIQQGIAEKTLQEAAYYYHIVRAWAYLTTADEPKWWLTRGILESADFMARASRGLVSYSVGTPVRSYTMRGIPDGDLFDVDVLLEAGQKHLDEADLTDDQRNIITAIVQGAEQLKQGKSPDTDGSVEAQS; this is encoded by the coding sequence ATGAAAAATAGAAGTGTTCTGGGTGACGATCTGCCCAAAAAAAATCCGTGGCAACAAGATAAGCTTAACTTCGCTCCGTTTGCTTCGCGCATGGCTAAGGTTATCATCTCTTTAACTGCGCCCAACGGCTACGTGATCGGGATCCATGGGCGATGGGGCTCTGGAAAATCAACCGCCATCAATTTCATTCTAGCCTATCTAAACAAGCACAATGTGGAGCATGAAAACGATCAAGTCATCCATATCGATTTCCGTCCCTGGATCGTATCCGGACATCAAGATCTAGTAAAAACCTTCTTTAAGATTTTATCTGAACACCTAGTTTCGAAGGAAAACAAAAGGCGCCGTTTGTTGCGCAGCACACTTGGGGTTTTCCAAGGAACCACCGATAATCTCGTAGACGCTGCAGCGACCGTGGCTCTGACTATTGACCCTTCCGGTACGGCCTCGGGCTTTGGGGCGAATGTCGCTAAGAAGTCAGTCAACGCGTTGCTAAGGCACTTCCTAAAGGACCCATCTCTGCAGACAGCTTACGAAAATCTGAAAGACCAACTTAACCGAAGTGGAAAGCGATTCCTTGTTACAATCGACGATATAGACAGGCTTGAAGAGGAGAACGTGCGGGTTATCATGCAGATGGTCAAAAGCATTGGTTGCCTACCTAATGTCGTTTATTTGCTGTCATATGACAGAGATATTGTGTGGGGAGCTTTGGATCAAAACTTAGATCGTATCGGCCCAAAATTTGCCGAGAAAATCGTCCAACAGGAAATCGAACTGCCTAGACCGTCGCGGAACTCTCTTTTGGCGATCCTCGACGAAGAGATTTCATTTCTGACATCTGAGACGTCCAACTCCGGACGTTGGCACTACTTAGTTCGCGATGGCATTCATCGGTGGATCAGATCTCCGCGTGACGTCGTGCGTCTGTCTAACGCCGTGAAATTTTCTTGGCCAGCGATGGAAAATGAAATTGATCCCCAAGACTTACTGGCGATGGAGGGAGTTCGGTTGTTCGATCCGGCTGCATTTTCTTGGATCCGCGACAATCGCGATTTCATTTTCAAAGAGGGCCGCTTCATGATGGCGAATGACGAAGCCAAAGCTGAGGTCGTGGAGGGTCTTAAAGTCAGCATCCCTGATGATTGCAGGTCTCAGGTGATGAGCATTTTGACCACTCTTTTTCCTCAGTTGAGTGAATTGCAAGGCAACAATTACAATTCCGGTGAAAGCCTTGCCGAGACGGCAAGGAGGAGAGGAGTCGGCAGCGAGGCTGGATACGACACCTATTTTAGCTTGCATCCGTCTTCCGATGCTGTCCCGAAGACCGTGGTCAACGAGCTCATGTCAAAGCTTGAGAGTGCGGACGATTGCGAACGCATTATACGGGGCTATTTGGCACAGACCAATAGCCGTGACGAGATGATGATCGCAAAATTGCTCGATGAGCTTCAGTTCCAATTCCAACATCCTAATCCAGCAGCACCGCAGCAGGGTCTTCTAGATGCTTTGTTCAGAGTTGGCGAGGAAATTATCTCCATAGATCGCGACTTTGGTATGTTCAAGATTCCACCCGGATCCCAGCTAGGCTTTCTTATAAGAAACATGCTTGGGCAATGGGGTGATGATGAAGCAGGTAACCGCCTTATTCAGGCGTTCTATAACGCTGATTCAACTATGTTTCTCGCCGAACAGTTCGTGGACCGCGGTCGAGAGCTCCAAATCTTCGAAGCGAACTCACACCAACCCCCAACCATTAATGATCAGGCGTTCGCCGAACTTGGCAGGTTGCTTTTGATAAAAATCCAACAAGGCATAGCTGAAAAGACTCTTCAAGAGGCGGCCTACTACTACCATATCGTCCGCGCTTGGGCCTACCTGACGACAGCCGACGAGCCGAAGTGGTGGCTTACTCGCGGTATACTCGAAAGCGCAGACTTCATGGCGAGAGCTTCTCGAGGCTTGGTCAGCTATAGCGTTGGTACGCCAGTTCGAAGCTACACGATGAGAGGCATACCGGATGGGGATCTTTTTGACGTTGACGTGCTTCTGGAGGCTGGTCAAAAGCATTTGGATGAAGCGGATTTGACAGACGACCAACGCAATATCATTACTGCAATTGTCCAAGGAGCCGAGCAACTCAAGCAGGGTAAATCACCAGACACTGACGGAAGCGTAGAAGCTCAGTCTTGA